One genomic segment of Panicum virgatum strain AP13 chromosome 2N, P.virgatum_v5, whole genome shotgun sequence includes these proteins:
- the LOC120662749 gene encoding trophozoite cysteine proteinase-like — MGYNDYFVFRTDYICRKIHAPDEVPDSGKVAVKRVGNVMEVDDAVMKELFEESMKKHNEAYKNYWKMVREQEYKVDEEVMKKRFEDWMKEYGRTYKNEKEKARRYEAFKVNAINTDKLNAHSLGDARNRLNEYADWTEDEFRSMDCRHGDMDMKSYIEDTRTMYAEGRFGARPRKVTVTEPPS, encoded by the coding sequence ATGGGGTACAATGATTACTTCGTCTTTCGCACGGATTATATTTGCAGGAAGATACATGCTCCAGACGAGGTGCCTGACAGCGGGAAGGTGGCCGTGAAGCGGGTGGGCAACGTGATGGAGGTTGATGACGCAGTGATGAAGGAATTGTTTGAGGAATCTATGAAGAAGCATAATGAGGCGTACAAGAACTACTGGAAGATGGTCAGGGAGCAGGAGTACAAGGTTGATGAGGAGGTGATGAAGAAGAGGTTTGAGGACTGGATGAAGGAGTATGGCCGGACCTACAAGAACGAGAAGGAGAAGGCTCGACGGTATGAGGCGTTCAAGGTGAATGCAATCAACACAGACAAGCTTAACGCACATAGCCTAGGTGATGCCCGTAATCGCCTTAACGAATATGCGGACTGGACTGAGGATGAGTTCCGGAGTATGGATTGCCGTCATGGTGACATGGACATGAAGTCATACATTGAGGACACGAGGACTATGTATGCTGAAGGGAGGTTTGGTGCCCGTCCGAGGAAGGTaactgtgacagaaccgccaagttaa